Proteins encoded together in one Solanum lycopersicum chromosome 7, SLM_r2.1 window:
- the LOC101260067 gene encoding heavy metal-associated isoprenylated plant protein 33-like → MKPLKFIIRFLSDCFASDSFPRPNESNLAFMVCVIKIKVRSSGWQKAVNRVLRSTNGVRQFKFSEGGKVTVSGIVDPTLLMKNLAKSGKSAELEWIQYGQCSSNLFLPPKPPINGFQNQGPFRNFHHSRFALHHHGGHYGLPPPPYPPYPMVAPPPVFY, encoded by the exons atGAAGCCATTAAAATTCATCATTCGATTTTTAAGTGATTGCTTTGCATCAGATTCATTTCCTCGCCCCAATGAATCCAATCTTGCTTTCATG GTTTgtgtaattaaaattaaagttcgTTCAAGTGGTTGGCAAAAGGCAGTCAACAGAGTATTGAGAAGCACCAACG GAGTTCGTCAATTCAAATTTTCAGAAGGTGGAAAAGTAACAGTATCAGGGATTGTAGATCCAACTCTTCTAATGAAAAATTTAGCTAAATCTGGCAAATCTGCAGAATTAGAATGGATTCAATATGGTCAATGTTCAAGCAATTTGTTTCTTCCTCCAAAACCCCCAATCAACGGATTTCAAAATCAAGGACCATTTCGTAATTTCCATCATTCCAGGTTTGCTCTGCACCACCACGGCGGTCACTACGGCCTACCTCCGCCGCCCTACCCACCTTATCCCATGGTTGCGCCGCCGCCGGTGTTTTATTAG